GGGCGGCCAACGTCAACGACAGCTCGGCGACGCCGCAACCGGCATCCAGCACGTCGCTGTGGAACCGCCCGGCCGCGATCAATGCGGCCAATTCGGGCTGTGGCTCACCGATATTCCACGGCGGAGGCCCCTCGAACCCGCCCTGCTCGCGATAGGCGCTGTCCCAGTCCATTACCTCGTCGGGTGTCATGAAATCCAACCTACCCGCGGCTAGCAGGGCCAGGTGTGGACCGGCTCGTTGGCGTGCATGTGGTCGCAATACCGGCGCAGCATCTGCGCCAGCGCCGCGCGCCGCGTCATGCCGGAGTCCTGCAGTGCGCGCACCGTTGCCACCTGCCAGCTGGCGCCGTTGCGGCCGGCCTTGGCGCGGCCCTCGATGACACCGAGGAAACGATCGCGCACCTCGGCGTCCACGCCCCACCGGCGCAGTCCTTCGTCGGCGATCGGCAACAGCGTGTCGAGCACCAACTTGGTCGCCGCCACTTCACCCAGACCGGGCCAATGCAGCACGGTGTCCATCCCGTGGCGGGCCGCTTCGAGGAAATTATGATGCGCCGCAGCGAAACTCATCTTCGTCCACAGCGGGTTCTCGTCCTCGGACAAGGTGCGCAGCGTGCCGTAGTAGAACGCGGAGTTGGCCAGCATGTCGATGACGGTGGGCCCGGCCGGCAACACCCGATTCTCCAACCGCAGGTGCGGGCGCCCGTCGCTCACGTCGTACACCGGCCGGTTCCATCGGTACACGGTGCCGTTGTGCAAGCGAAGTTCGGCAAGCTGCGGGATGCGGCCGGCGGCCAACTCGGCGGCCGGATCCTCGTCGGACAGCTCGGGCAGCAGGGACGGAAAGTAACGGATGTTCTCTTTGAACAGATCGAGGATCGAACTGATCCAGCGCTCGCCGAACCACACTCGTGGCCGTACCCCTTGCGTCTTGAGTTCCTCGGGCCGGGTGTCGGTGGACTGCGAGAACACCTCGACACGGGTCTCCGACCACAGCTGATGACCGAAGAAGTAGGGCGAGTTGGCGCCCAGCGCCAGCTGCGGGCCGGCCATCACCTGCGCCGCGTTCCAGTTCGGGGCGAAGTCGTCGGGAGCGACCTGCAAGTGCAATTGCATACTGGTGCAAGCGGATTCGGGAGCGATGGTGACCGATTCCCAACTCAGTGGCTCCGGGCCCGAGATATGTATCGGAATGTCCTCACCGCGCGCATTGAAGATCGAGTCGTTCAGCGCGGCGTACCGCGCCGAATCGCTCATCCAACCGTCGCGGGACAGATGCTCGGGCATCAGCGTGGGCAGGATGCCGATCATCACGATGCGGGTGCCCTGTGCGCCGGCCTTGGTCTGCGCATCGTTGAGGCTGGCCCGCACTTCTGCCTCCAGGTCCAGCCCGGTATGGCCGGGCAGCGGCCGGGGAGGGACGTTGAATTCGATGTTGTAGGCGCCTAATTCCTTCTGGTAGGCCGGATCTGCGATGGCATCGAGCACGGGCCGATTCGACATGGCGGGCTGATAGTCGGCATCGACGAGATTGCATTCGATTTCCATGCCGGTCAGCGGGCGGTCGGAGTCGAACCGTGACTGGGCAAGCATCGTCTCGAAGACGTCCAGACACAGCTGCACCTTGCGCCGGTACTCCCGCGCGTGTGCGCGGTCATACGTGGTGCGCTTGACCTCTTCGCCCACATCGCCGATGCAACAGGGTTACCGGCGGTAACGCAAGAGCGGCGCGGCGGATTTCGCCGCCGCGTGCGCGCCCGGTCGTCGCGAATCGGGTCGGTTAGCTGCAGGTCTGGTGGGCCGGTCCACCATCATGGACGATGGCAGGAACGTGTCGCAGTTCACGACGAAGGAGACAGGTGGCCGAGTTCGTCGCAGCTATTGATCAAGGCACCACCAGCACCCGCTGCATGATTTTCGATCACGACGGCGCCGAGGTCGCACGTCATCAGCTCGAGCACGAGCAGATCCTGCCGCAGGCCGGCTGGGTCGAGCACAATCCGATCGAGATCTGGGAACGTACCTCCTCGGTGTTGATGTCGGTGCTGAACACCTCGAAGTTCTCGACGAAAGACATTGCCGCGCTGGGAATTACAAACCAACGCGAGACGACTCTGGTGTGGAATCGGCGTACCGGCCGCCCGTATTACAACGCGATCGTGTGGCAGGACACCCGTACCGACCGGATCGCGTCGGCGCTGGACCGCGACGGGCGTGGCGACGTGATTCGGCGCAAGGCCGGCCTGCCCCCGGCCACCTATTTCTCCGGCGGGAAGCTGCAATGGATCCTGGACAACGTCGACGGCGTGCGCGCGGCGGCCGAAAGTGGTGACGCCCTGTTCGGCACCGCGGACACCTGGGTGTTGTGGAATCTGACCGGCGGTGCCCGGGGCGGGGTACACGTCACCGACGTGACCAATGCCAGCCGGACCATGCTGATGGACCTGGAAACGCTGGACTGGGACGACGAGCTGTTGTCGTTCTTCTCGATTCCGCGCGCGATGCTGCCGGCGATCGCGTCGTCGTCGCCCACGCAGCCCTACGGCGTCACGTCGGCAGATGGGCCGCTCGGCGCCGAGGTGCCGATCACCGGCGTGCTGGGTGACCAGCATGCCGCGATGGTCGGGCAGGTATGTCTGTCCGCGGGAGAGGCGAAAAACACCTACGGCACCGGCAATTTCCTGCTGCTCAATACCGGCGAGACCATCGTGCGCTCCGACAACGGTCTGCTGACCACGGTCTGTTACCAGTTCGGGGACGCCAAACCCGTCTACGCGCTGGAGGGTTCGATCGCGGTCACCGGCTCGGCGGTGCAGTGGCTGCGCGATCAGCTGGGCATCATCAGCGGTGCCGCGCAAAGCGAATGGCTGGCCCGCGAGGTTCCCGACAACGGCGGGGTGTACTTCGTCCCGGCGTTCTCCGGGTTGTTCGCCCCGTACTGGCGTTCCGATGCGCGCGGTGTGATCGTCGGGCTGTCGCGGTACAACACCAACGCGCATCTGGCCCGCGCGACGCTGGAGGCGATCTGTTACCAGAGCCGCGACGTGGTGGACGCGATGGCCGCGGATTCCGGTGTGCGCCTTGAGGTGCTGAAAGTCGACGGCGGCATCACCGGCAACGAGCTGTGCATGCAGATCCAGGCCGACGTGCTGGGCGTGGACGTGGTGCGGCCGGTGGTCGCCGAGACCACCGCGCTGGGCGCCGCCTACGCGGCCGGGTTGGCGGTCGGGTTCTGGGCCGATCCGTCCGATCTGCGTGCCAACTGGCAGGAAGACAAGCGGTGGACGCCGAAATGGGACGACGACCAGCGCGCCGAGGGATATGCGGGGTGGCGCAAGGCCGTGCAGCGCACGCTGGATTGGGTCGACGTCTCGTAGCGAAATGCCCGCCGGCGCATGGCCGACGGGCATTTCCTAGTGCAACGGTCAGTCCTCGCCGAGGATGCCGTAGACCTCGCGGCGCGCATTGTTCAGGATCTCGCTGATGCGCTGCTGCTGCTCGGCGGAGGCGGTGTGCGCGGATTGCGCGACCGCTCCGAACAGCTGGCCGATGGCCGACCGCAGATTCATCTGACCGGGGTCGGCGCCTTCGGCGATCTCGTCCCACGGCGGCGTCCCGACCTTCTCGGCAGCCGCACGCCCTTCTTCGGTCAGCTCGAAAAGCTTTTTGCTGCCGTCGCTTTGGCTTGCGGAGATCAGGCCCTCGTCGTCGAGCAGCTGCAGCGTCGGGTACACCGAGCCGGGGCTGGGCTTCCAGATCCCGTTGCTGCGTTCGGCGATCTGCTGGATCATCTCGTAGCCGTGCATCGGCCGCTCGGCGAGCAGTGCCAGGATGGCCGCCCGCACGTCACCGCGCTTGCCGCGGTTGTGGCCGCCGCGACGCCAGCCGCCGCGTCGTCCGCCGGGGCCGAAACCGAACCCGGGGCCGAAGCCCGGCCCGAAGCCGGGGCCGAAGCCCGGCCCGAAGCCGGGGCCAAAGCCCTGATCGCCGGCCTGGTCGCGGAGGTTTTCGAGGAATTCGCGTCGGGCCTGGCGCCGGGCGCCGTGCAGGGCCCGCCTTTGTCCGGGGCCGTGTCCGGGGCCGAAGCCGAATCCGGTGCCGGGGTGACCGCTGAATGGTCCCTCTGGGGGAGTGAATGGATTGCTCATTGTTTGTAGTCCTCAATGTTCTCGGGGTAGCGCACCGTTTGTGCGCTTCGGAATATCACGATATATCGTAAACGATCGCGATGCAACGGTGGAATTCGGTCGGTGGCTGTTCGGACCGGCCTTCTGTGGCCCTGAACTGCAGAAAAGTACCCTCGCCGGGGCTTCGTTTGCCCAGGATGGGTGACGGGTACGGACTTCGGGATGGACGCAGAGAACTCCAACGTCACGTTCGACAGCGACACGCACAGCACGGTGTCGGCGCGGAGCGGCAGCGGCCACGACCGGCCCGTGTGGCCGTGGGTGAACTGGGGCTTGGCGTTGTCGACGGTCCCGGCCGCCGCGATCGTCATGCTCTTCGCGCTCGGCGCGGTGATGAGTACCGGCGGATGCACCGACCACCGCTGCCCCCACCTGGGCGGCGGGATCGATTTCGGCGTGGCCTTTTACGGGGCGCCGTTGGTGGCCTTCGTCGTCATCCTGATCACGTTTTTCACGGCCAAGCGCCGCGGCGGCATTGCGGTGCCGCTGTTCGGCTGGGCGTTATTGGTCGCCGATGTGGCGCTGATGGCGGCCACGGTCGCGAGCTGACTAGCGCGGCGGCGCGAAGCCGCCCGTTTGCTGTTCCGGCTGCGGCAGCGTCGCCTGCGGTGCTGCCGGCTGCGGCCAGGGGACCGGCGCAGGCTGGCGTGGCATGGCTGTCGGCGGTGCGGCGGGCCATCCGGGCGGTGCCTGAAACTGCGGCCCGGCAGTCCAGGGTCCCGTCGGGGGGCCCGGCGGCATTGCGGTGCGCAACCGCGCCAGCTCGCGGCGGTGGCGCTCGGCCAGGACGGCAGCCAGGACCAGCTCGGGGGGAGTGCCGGGCGGGGGCGGCGGCGCGATCCGGGAGACCACGTCACCGGCGATTCGGTATGACATCTGCATGCGCAGCTGCGGGTCGAGTTGGTGTGCGCGGGAAAGGAATTGGCGTGCGACTTCGGCCTGGCCGGCATCGAGATTCGACAACTGCAGCGACGACGCCCACCACGCCAGCGACGGAGGCATCATCGGCGGCGGCCCTAAACGTGGCCCGCGTTCACTGACAACGACCGTCCCGGCGAAGATGTCGCCGACGCGCTTGGCTTTCGACGAGAAAATGCTGCAGATCACGGCCGGGCTCCCGGCGAGCATCCAGATCTCCACCACCGATGCCAGCGCGCGAAAAAGGGCCTGCCGGAAGCGTTCTGGGCCGCCGTCGTCGGCCACCACGCGCAAGCCCATGATGATCTTGCCCACCGAGCGGCCCCGGGTGGCCGTTTCGAATGCCATCGGATAGCCGACCATTACCAGCACCGTGAAGATGATCAGGATGGCCCCGCTCAGCGCGCCGTCGAATTGTGTCAGCGTGGCCGCCCAGAGCATCAGCCCGACGATGTACAAGAGGAAGATCACCGTGATGTCGATCAGCGCGCTCAGGGCTCGCACCGGCAGCTGGGCGATCTGCACGTCCAGCACCACGGCGTCCCCGGTCACCACCTCCGACATAACACCGAACGGTACAGGTTCGCTGGGTGTGACCGGCTGCGGTCGGTGGCCCCGAAACACCGATTAGGCTGCCAAGGTGGACGTCGACGCATTCGTGCTGACCCATCGCCCAACCTGGGACCGGCTTGACCAGTTGATCAAGCGGCGCAGGTCGCTGACGGGGGCGGAGGTCGACGAGCTCGTCGAGCTTTACCAGCGAGTGTCCACGCATCTGTCCATGCTGCGGTCGGCGTCCTCGGATTCGCTGATGATCGGTCGACTGTCCAGCCTGATCGCGCGCGCCCGCTCCGCGGTCACGGGTGCCCATGCGCCACTGACCAGCACGTTCACCAGGTTCTGGACGGTGTCCTTTCCGGTGACCGCCTACCGCGCCTGGCGGTGGTGGTTGGCCACCGCGGTGGCCTTCCTCGGCGTCGCGGTGATCATCGCGGTCTGGGTGGCGAACAATCCCGATGTGCAGGCCGCGGTCGGAACACCCAGCGACATCGACCATTTGGTCAACCACGACATCGCCGAGTATTACAGCGAACACCCCGCCGCGGCGTTCGCCCTACAGGTCTGGGTGAACAACTCCTGGGTCTCTGCCCAATGCATCGCGTTTTCGGTGTTGTTGGGCCTGCCGATTCCGTTCGTGCTGTTCCAGAACGCCGCCAACCTGGGTTTGATTGCAGGGCTGATGTTTCAGGCCGGCAAGGGCGGCATCCTGTTGGGTTTGCTGCTTCCGCATGGGCTGCTGG
The Mycobacterium sp. 050128 genome window above contains:
- a CDS encoding glutamate--cysteine ligase — protein: MGEEVKRTTYDRAHAREYRRKVQLCLDVFETMLAQSRFDSDRPLTGMEIECNLVDADYQPAMSNRPVLDAIADPAYQKELGAYNIEFNVPPRPLPGHTGLDLEAEVRASLNDAQTKAGAQGTRIVMIGILPTLMPEHLSRDGWMSDSARYAALNDSIFNARGEDIPIHISGPEPLSWESVTIAPESACTSMQLHLQVAPDDFAPNWNAAQVMAGPQLALGANSPYFFGHQLWSETRVEVFSQSTDTRPEELKTQGVRPRVWFGERWISSILDLFKENIRYFPSLLPELSDEDPAAELAAGRIPQLAELRLHNGTVYRWNRPVYDVSDGRPHLRLENRVLPAGPTVIDMLANSAFYYGTLRTLSEDENPLWTKMSFAAAHHNFLEAARHGMDTVLHWPGLGEVAATKLVLDTLLPIADEGLRRWGVDAEVRDRFLGVIEGRAKAGRNGASWQVATVRALQDSGMTRRAALAQMLRRYCDHMHANEPVHTWPC
- the glpK gene encoding glycerol kinase GlpK, with the protein product MAGTCRSSRRRRQVAEFVAAIDQGTTSTRCMIFDHDGAEVARHQLEHEQILPQAGWVEHNPIEIWERTSSVLMSVLNTSKFSTKDIAALGITNQRETTLVWNRRTGRPYYNAIVWQDTRTDRIASALDRDGRGDVIRRKAGLPPATYFSGGKLQWILDNVDGVRAAAESGDALFGTADTWVLWNLTGGARGGVHVTDVTNASRTMLMDLETLDWDDELLSFFSIPRAMLPAIASSSPTQPYGVTSADGPLGAEVPITGVLGDQHAAMVGQVCLSAGEAKNTYGTGNFLLLNTGETIVRSDNGLLTTVCYQFGDAKPVYALEGSIAVTGSAVQWLRDQLGIISGAAQSEWLAREVPDNGGVYFVPAFSGLFAPYWRSDARGVIVGLSRYNTNAHLARATLEAICYQSRDVVDAMAADSGVRLEVLKVDGGITGNELCMQIQADVLGVDVVRPVVAETTALGAAYAAGLAVGFWADPSDLRANWQEDKRWTPKWDDDQRAEGYAGWRKAVQRTLDWVDVS
- a CDS encoding PadR family transcriptional regulator, which codes for MSNPFTPPEGPFSGHPGTGFGFGPGHGPGQRRALHGARRQARREFLENLRDQAGDQGFGPGFGPGFGPGFGPGFGPGFGFGPGGRRGGWRRGGHNRGKRGDVRAAILALLAERPMHGYEMIQQIAERSNGIWKPSPGSVYPTLQLLDDEGLISASQSDGSKKLFELTEEGRAAAEKVGTPPWDEIAEGADPGQMNLRSAIGQLFGAVAQSAHTASAEQQQRISEILNNARREVYGILGED
- a CDS encoding RDD family protein, whose translation is MSEVVTGDAVVLDVQIAQLPVRALSALIDITVIFLLYIVGLMLWAATLTQFDGALSGAILIIFTVLVMVGYPMAFETATRGRSVGKIIMGLRVVADDGGPERFRQALFRALASVVEIWMLAGSPAVICSIFSSKAKRVGDIFAGTVVVSERGPRLGPPPMMPPSLAWWASSLQLSNLDAGQAEVARQFLSRAHQLDPQLRMQMSYRIAGDVVSRIAPPPPPGTPPELVLAAVLAERHRRELARLRTAMPPGPPTGPWTAGPQFQAPPGWPAAPPTAMPRQPAPVPWPQPAAPQATLPQPEQQTGGFAPPR
- a CDS encoding stage II sporulation protein M; this encodes MDVDAFVLTHRPTWDRLDQLIKRRRSLTGAEVDELVELYQRVSTHLSMLRSASSDSLMIGRLSSLIARARSAVTGAHAPLTSTFTRFWTVSFPVTAYRAWRWWLATAVAFLGVAVIIAVWVANNPDVQAAVGTPSDIDHLVNHDIAEYYSEHPAAAFALQVWVNNSWVSAQCIAFSVLLGLPIPFVLFQNAANLGLIAGLMFQAGKGGILLGLLLPHGLLELTAVFLSGAAGMRLGWSVISPGDRPRGQVLAEQGRAVVSVAIGLVGVLLVSGLIEAMVTPSPLPTFIRIAIGVLAEAAFLTYVIYFGRRAVKAGETGDIDDAPDVVPTR